From the Bacillus rossius redtenbacheri isolate Brsri chromosome 12, Brsri_v3, whole genome shotgun sequence genome, the window TGTAAATGTTTGCTTCAGGCAATCTGAAGACACCCTGGGACCCCATTTGCTTTGAAGTGTTAATTAGCTGGACAATTTCATCTAGAGAATATTATCACATCTGGTACTGTGGgccatttccaattttttttacttttcaccaTTGCCTTAACCATGTACCCATTGGCAGTTTTGCTGGTGATAATCCCTGGATACAGACGATCCTCATATGTAACCAGCACATATTTTCCTGGTTGTAGGTCTACCCCATCAGCATGTTGTTTGTTGGATGTACTGGTAATGGTTCTTTCGTCACTTGGTTCATCAGAATCATCCTGAAATGAACTGGTGTTCATGCCTTCATCGCTATTGTGCACAGAAAATTCTCTACTGCTTTCGTTGCCATCAATAGAGTCCTTTTCTCGAATGTGTACTGATAATGCTCTCGGACGTGTCATTTCATTTATGCGATGTTGACTTTCAACATTTTCACATGCTGTGGACGTGCTGGCAGGTACATCACGTACACCAATATCGCTTGAGCCAATACTTTTCCCAGGAGGGACATTCAAATTCTTGCACCTTTGTACTGTTCTTTTTTGTGTTGCTGCATTTTGTGTCTTCAAGCTTTTGAAGGAAACTATCTCCAATGACACCTGTCACATGATCCAATTCGTTCCAAAATGTAAGATGGCATTCTCCTAAGGACTTGAGTCCTATCCAAAGGATATATCCCTGACTTTTTGAAGCCTGCTTTCAAATTTGACCTACTGTTTCCAATGGCATCAATTAGGCTCTTAAGCAGTCTTGGGAACTGATCCTTAGGTATGGCCGCACACTTACTATCATATGCACTCTGTTTCTAATCTGCAAGAACCTTTCGCCATTGGCTGTTCATAGGACGAAAATATGCCACATCTAATGTTTGTAGCAAGTGTGTCGAGTTAGGTGGTAGAGCCACAAACTTTATGTTGTTTTCTTTGCATAGACGTAAAACCTCCAGGTATATGTGTGAGCTTAAACTGTCACCGATGATGACCTtcacaccatcttgttttttaaGAATGGGCAGGAAGAGTGACATGAACCAATCTTCAAATGATTGGTGATCAAACCAACCAGATTTCATCCTGTTGTAGCACGCACCATCTGGTCCACCTTCTGTCCATGTTGACCATAACTTTTCTGCCTTGTAGTTAACATATAATGGTGCTACAAAGCCCTCAGCATTACCACAAACCATTATCGATGTGCAGGCCTTTGATGCATTACATATTTGTTCCAGATACTTAGTTCCCCTTTTTGTGAGAATTTTCTTGTTGCCTGGATCATCTACAAGATTTGTCTCATCATAGTTCCAGATATTTGAAGCAGGAACATTCTGGACCTCTTTTTCAAGATTGTCGAAAAGGTTGTTCACAACGTCTTGATCTGTTGCAGCGTTGCAGCTCTGGAATAACTTATATTCTTTGCTGTTCATTGGGAGATTACATTTTCGTGCCTCTTCATTAATGATATTGCCCAATCATGGTCAGGAAAGTTGTTGCGGAAACAAGCTACAGTCTTTCCACTGCGGTCAAGATACGCTTTAGCAACACACCTAAGATCAAATGATGTCACTGGGAAACCATATGTAGACATTGCAATTATATGTGACTCCAAACACTATTCTTCCACCTCACTAAACACTGTTTGACCTTCGACAGTCTTTGTTGCTTTCTCCTTGGTTTTTTTTCCATAGTGTGTTCTGTGTATGCCATACCTGCAAACATACCACAATCCCGAAAATTAACAAAGGATACTTTTTGTTAGAATAAGCAAAAGATAGAGAATTTGAGATAAATACTTACTTATCTGAAGCTTCTCTGAGGGTAAATTTTTTTGATCTAACAACATTCACTGCTTCTTCAAGGTGATTCTACGTGTAATTTTTACATGGCCGGGCACCCAGTCATCTTTTGTAAGTTCGTGGCATGTTCCAGCCTACTTTACGTGCactgagaaggaaaaaaaaaataagttgcatgtttgaaaacattttggGGTGACTTTGTGACAAGCAGTTTTTGTCACTTAGTCAACCCACAAAGTCGCAATTTTTTGATCCATcaatcataaaaattacaaaccTTGTGAGAATTAATGCTGTTGTATTGAAAccttttaaaacaatatatttcaaTCTAAAATACCCAGTTTTACATATATATGGCAACATTCATCGCCAGAGCATAAAGTTTCCAAAATatgtaaacaataacaaaaactaATAAAGACGTAGAGTAGACTGCTGAAGAATTGAAGTTTAGGGTGTTTTCCAAACTTTTCCATGCTTGCTCCAGTTTACAGCGCAAATTCTGAAACAGCTACAATCAAATTTCTATCTGTTTGAGcgccatataatttttattactgattTTCACAAAGTCAACACACCTGTCACAAAGTAACCCCTTTTTACGGTAATGTAAGAATCATTTTAACTCCCCCTCTAACcgtttaattttaagtatgtcATCAGCTGTCATGTATCAGTATATTCATTGACGAGAAACACTACCAGAGTCtgtacataaatttatattttctagGTCGTgacttataaaatttaaaatcgaTCTTGATAGCATATGCTTCTGGttctaacataaataaattaataatataaataagctGGTCATTTTTATCGCAGGTATATATAATGTATGTATGCAAGTTGTTTGAAGGTAATTCTGTATGAATTCTGTAAATGACTTTGACTTCATTGTCGCACAGCTGCAATTTGTTTTGATTAAATATTGGATCAACCTTGCTCTTATAAGAAAAGACCTTATAGTCTTAATAGTAGCAAGTTGTTTTTTTCTGCATGTGGGAAAAACTGTTGCAATTACTTCACTTAAGGTTTAGCATTTGCTATGCCTAAAGTTTCTATTGTGGTTCTTATTGGACAGTTATGGTATTAGGTAGCCATTAGCCAGTATTTGTTTGTCAGAGTACATCCATGAAGATTACATGGTAAAAAAAGGTCCCTACATTTAAAGCTAATAGGAGTGTATCTGAAAGCTCCATGGCATATACTGAGGGTGCTTAGCCTGGATTTATTAATATCACTCATGAAGATGCTTCCATAATTAATTTGAATCTGATTTATGACTTGTAGAAAAGTATTAGAGTGGAAGGGCCACCTCTCCAAACAGTATAgatcattaattttaataaatttacagctCTCTGTATTTAAAGATGTAGGTaggtgttgtattttatttatttttatttattaattaattatttattaaaatccacCACTAGATCCCCTTACAAGCATTACACTTGGGGATATGGgcttagtcaaattaatataagtatacatatttactatatatacatacattcctTTTTCAATACTCATAACAAATTAcagtcacaaattaaaattaaagaataaaatttcccATATTATAGATATATCAAAAGGCCTGTGTTTCATAATACACTTGGGGATATGGgcttagtcaaattaatataagtatgcatatttacaatatatacataaattggATTCCCACaaaacttagaaagtcacaactttaactgtcataacttataaacacataaTGCCGAAACATGCAATTTAGAAATAGGTAgcacaacttggaaacacacaacttagaaatacgcAATGTAGAACTAACACACTTAGAACtttcataatttagaaacacgcaATACCGAAATATGTAACTTAGAAGCATATAACCTATAAAgttataacttataactgtcataacttataaaattatattttgtgtgtttctaagctatgtatttataaattgtgaGTTTCTAATTTATGGCAGGATAAATCGAAACCGTTATGATGCATAGGTATCAACAGTTTATATGATATAACTGAAAGAGATCTAATAAAAATATGGATTGGTTTTATTCTTTTCCTTTCGTTGTCTGCACGACTTTAGTTGTGGCTCTGTATCTATGGTTgttgaaatataaataaacataagcACATGTGTTATTTGGGGTtctattgtaaatttaaatttgtttgtcACTATCGTGTCAAAAATAAGCATACATTTGAAAATGCCAAACTTGAGTAAATATAAGGGATTTTGTGATTTGTCTATAGTAATTAACGATGTTTCACAACTCCATATAAAAAATATGCTTCATACTGCTGTAGAATGTaagtaaatttcgaaaaaaagttATGACTTGCCTTCaaaacaataatatattaatGCTCTCATATAtgtaacctttaaaaaaaaaaattgtaagtatgTAAAGGTAATTCAGAAGATCCATATCCTTAAACAACAACTCTAACTTCTCCATTAGCCTCTTGTACGGTCCTTATTGAACgcataaatttgtgtttatttcagTATGATCGTCGTAGTTTTGTAGTTTTAGCTTATCGGAAATCAGATATATTCTATTTCAtgtaaagtattaaataatatatatataataatttacacctgcaattgggcttccgcccggtggctaggagttcccaccccccaattaccctcactcctcccccctctggagcctccttcgtaagtccttccctcctcccagatccagtgtcctcccctcaagttcgttccactctcgccccgtcctcacaaggaatacctgtcttcctctctctgtccgtctccattctctctgaatcttccactcatgatccctccttcctcgatacagccctctgtgcaacctagctcccagctttccccagcccccctcccccccacgaattaccttattcattctcaccagcctttccaccttcctcctttcttgcagtgtgtcccaccccagctccttcatcagTACCGATGGTCTGTGAGTTTCCCCCCTCCTGCCttcgccttcccttctcctccacatattcgttacccatctcgctgccttgcgctgcaccctctccaactcctcaatttccttctccacataggggtcccacaccgccgcggcatactccaacactggccgtaccaatgtcgcgtacgccttttcctttacattcctacctgtcCCTTTCAGTGTCCTGCTAAGCAGCCCTAACCCCATTCTGCCCATCTTCACCACCTTCTTGACCTACTttccccaccccaagtcactcTGCAGGATCACTCCCAGGTACTTATACTCCTCAGCTTCCTGGATCACCTGTCCCTTCCAGCAGTACACTTTTCCCTCCACCCTTCTCTTCCTCGTGAACCTCACCACCTTTGTTTTCCCTACGTTTATACCCATTTCGTTTTCCCTCGACCAGCACTCCAGTTTCTGCAAGTCCTCTGCCAGGTGCGCCCCTTTCCCCACAGTTTCATAGAGCACACAATCGTCCGCAAACAACCGCAGCCTACTTTTCAACCCCTCCCCTACATCATTCATCATGATCAGGAAGAGCAAGGGTCCCAtgacactgccttgtggtacccCTGACGTCACATTTCCCTCTTCTGACCATTCCTTACCCACTCTCACTCGCTGGATCCTGTCCCTCAAGAAGTCCCCTGTCCAATTTACCACCCTCCTGTCCTCTATCAACCCCTCCACCTTTTCCATCACCCTCCTGTGCGGCACCCTGTCAAAcgctttctcaaagtctataaaaaTAGCATCTACCTGCTTTCCCTCTTCCACTGCCTCCACCAAGTCCTCCAGCAGCCCCGCCATCTGCGTTTCACAGGAGTAACCCCTCCGGAAGCCGTGCTGCCTCTCATCCATCCAGTCCCTTTCCTCCACCCTTTCTACTATATACCTCACTACCAGCCTCTCCATCACCTTGCCTACGTTTGACGTCAAGCTGACCGGCCTATAATTTGCCGGGTGTGCCTTATTCCCACTCCCTTTATAGATGGGCACCACCACAGCCTCTTTCCACTGCCTCGGCAGCTGTCCCTCCTCCAGTGACTGCGCATACAGTACTTGCAGGTACTTCCCGATCACCTTCCCTCCCAGCTTGAGGTGCCTGTTCCCTATCCCATCTGGCCCAACCGCCTTCCTCACATTCAGTCTCCTCAACTCCCTTAATACATCATCCCTCCGTATTTCcaaccctctctctccccctgacTTCTCCTCTTGTGCTCCGCACCATACTCCCCCGTTTACAAAAACCGATAAGTATTGCTCCTGCAGTAAACGAGCCTTTTCCTGGTCACTCACACACTCTTGCTCTTCTCTCCCCTTTAATACTGGTAGTCCCTTCTCCCCCTTTACTCTCCTAACATATCGGTACAGATCCGCCCAGTTTCCCCGCCCCCCTTTCTCCATTATCCTTTCCATGTACGCATCCCTTGCTTCCCTAGTTTTCTTTCCCAGTTCCTTCGCCAGATCCTTCATTTCTGCGTTTAGCCCCTCCCCTCCACGCTTCTTGGCTCTTGCGTGGAGCCTCCTGCACTTTCGCTTTAATACCTGTACCTCCCGTCCATGGTAGGGCGGGTCGCCACCCTTTCCTACCCTCCTTTGGGGTACGAAGCACTCCACCATTTGCTCCAATATGCCCCTCAAAACCTCCCACTTCCCTTCTAGTTCTGCAATCCCTTCCCACCTACAGAACTCCAATTCAAGAAATGCCTCCGCCCCTGCTCTATCCGCCCTGCTCCACTGTCTTACCACTTCCTCCCTACTTTCCTTCACCTCCCTCCATCTCATATCTATCTCCACCACCGGGATTTTGTGGTCGCTGATGCCCTCCATTACCGTAGTACCTACTACCACCTCCACAGGCCTCACCAGCACCACATCTAGCAGGTTCCCAGTTTCCCCTTGtcctccaccattcctcatcctggtgttctcccccaccacctgctccagtccacTATTTACCAACTGGGTTGCCCATCTTTGCTCCGTCACCCCCATTTCCTCCGGTCCTTGCTCCCACACCACCCCTGGCATGTTTAGGTCCCCCGCTACTATCACCCACCTATCCTCCCTCAACAGTGACAGCCTGTCCTTTACCCCTTGTGCAGAATTATTACCGAAGCAAATTTACAATTACGGTAATTgttctgtatcacgtatccaagtttatctctTGATCCTGTGTTAgacgatgcttgctgttttaatttagtacattgaaaAATTCTGGCCAAACAAAAACTTTAATATCACACAAACCAATTGTGTCAGGTCttgtgaaaaaatttttatttcctatTCAACGTACGATAATTGgtaattcattgttatatcacatACTGGTGTTATGTCCAGGAttttttgatgtactaaattaaaacaacaagtattatgtaccacaggatcaacatatacaggatcatgccatcaggatcaggGGATCAACTTGGATACATGATTTGAAATATTTGCAATGATTACGAAATACCGGCCGCCCGGGACTGAGTGCTTGGGACAACAACAGCATAAGTCATTCCACGCTAATACTGCAATTACCAtccaagttttaatttttttacaagagaATGAGCAGTCATAATGTTGAAGCAGTTACAAGGTGACCTAAATACATctgtttactataaataaaaattaaatttactgtgtaaaccaacgtacaggttgtcccaggacctctatttttctttaataatgccattgctggttactcTGTCTcacaagaaacctcaataacaaaaaaagaaagatgaatacacaaacaaaacagaaaacaagccaaaatcagccaatgtcaagCAGCACAGGGAATTCTCTGACACAGAGAATTCCTGACTAATTCTATCCACTGAATGTATTCATCTCTTTTTGTCTGTTAtttaggtttcttatgacatagaCTGCAGTTAATCTAGCAGTGGCATGTGTCGAAACAAAACATTGTAACCAGTCTCTCCCTTGCAAGGACCGTGCAAAGAACTCATGAGCTGTTGTGCCTGTAAATCCAGTAGGTTTCGAAGTGGTCGCACTGAACCGAGTGCTGGACGAATCGGTGTTTGAAGGGgataaaaagaagaagaagaagaaagggGAACCGAGAGACACGCCTGACTTGGTACCGCCGCCCCTGCAGCTTGGCGACTTGAGAGAGGTCAGTTTTGGCTGAATGGAAGCTGCGTGGCTTCCAGTAAGTTGGCAATCATGTGGGCCAACCTATTGTGTCCGGTTTTGAAGATCAGGCCTGTTGTTTGAACACAGTAACTgctagaattttttaattatttaaattaccttCTTTACGCGACCAAGACAAATATAATACCATTCTTAAGTACACAGTATttcaatgtaatttattttgaattgtattACATTGTGATAGatagacaagtttttttttcttctctaaactgtagttttaaattttatgtcaatagtaatgtgtgtgtttgtatgtattgacatgttctatatcccagAGTCTTTGACCCAGTGTGTGTGGTTGACAGAAACAAAGAAATAAATTGATAATTTCGGAAACTCATTTGTGTGATTTTTGGGGAATGCTCGTGGAACTTTATTGTACTGCTGAAGCATCAGAAAAATTAGCATATtgctcaaaaattatttatacccAGTTGTTTCTATCAGCAATAGGTATATCTGTTTTGCATGAACAAGTGATTGAGTTCTTCTAGAACTGTGAATCTTAAGCTTCCTGGTTACTGTTAATGTACAATATGTTTGGGTAGGAAGTTTTAATCTGTAAATGTCTGCGGTTTTATTTCCAGGCGTTCCGAGAAAAGCTTACGATTTTGCAAAGGTTGACCTTCACATTCACTGACAATTTGCAGGCCCATAAAGTGGTGAGTAAAATGTCTATGGTTTTAATTGGCAATTTTAGGTACAGCATGAAGTGATTTGGGAAATGAAGTAGTTCTCGCAATAATTTTTTACCACCACAGTTGTGTGTTGTCAGTAAAAGTTTCAagtaaaacttgaaaaaatattttcagatctGTTAGGTAGAAATATGTGGGTTTCACAAGGCACATGTGTAATTCACTTGATATTTTTTTCTAGATCCAGTcagaaaatgtgaaaaaatacgACCTTCTGGCTGTCATCCCCACAACCGAGACTGCGTTCCAGGTACGGTAAAAGGTCTTTAATCTGGCATGTTCAGGAACACAGCATTGCCGGATTAGCGATTTTGCCAGATCATCAAACATCAATGAAGTTTTaacagaaataacaaaaaaaaatattaagtataatGATAATCAGAACAAGCTGTAGTAAGTTTTCAATTCTTTACATAGttgtaatattgtgcaaatgCAATATGCAGCCTGAGGGCTATTCATTaacttttttcttttaacaaCAGTAGCCTTAACTGTGGCATATATTTTTGATATCTTACAACTGACTATTGCATATAGGGGTTATATCGTCAAAATGTtgcaaacataattttattttaatttaaagagAATAAATTAGTAAACTcctaaaaattaacatttcaaacaaaagctagataaaatagttaaaaactGTATACACTACATTAATTTAGTCATTTAATGCAAGTGTTGATTTATGCAATTTGGtcttcttaaaataattaaattcattgtATGAAATTCATTGAATTGATAAAATCACGTATATAAATTATCAATGAACCATAGTTATAGTAtttcctataaaaaaaattaattttaatcatgggcttaaacacaaaattacataaacaaaataaatcagaATAAGAAGCAATACAGCGTGATTtttttggctgtttttttttttttttcgtcttatatttaattgtttttcgtACCATGTTTATTTCTGTGGCTTTATAGCATGTGTGCACGACGCTGGAGGCAGATATAGTATCGTTCGACCCAGTAAACAAGCCGGTGTGGTGCCCTCGCAAGCTCTACAACCTGGCCTCCGAGCGAGGCCTGTTTTTCGAGCTGATGTACGCGCCAGCCATCCTCGACAC encodes:
- the LOC134537778 gene encoding ribonuclease P protein subunit p30 isoform X1: MPNLSKYKGFCDLSIVINDVSQLHIKNMLHTAVECFEVVALNRVLDESVFEGDKKKKKKKGEPRDTPDLVPPPLQLGDLREAFREKLTILQRLTFTFTDNLQAHKVIQSENVKKYDLLAVIPTTETAFQHVCTTLEADIVSFDPVNKPVWCPRKLYNLASERGLFFELMYAPAILDTTSRRNIIQTAHGYHSCGKSKNIIISSGASKPLQIRGPYDILCLGLIFGLSEEQSKTAITSSCRALLIKAEGRRYGKTLLTIQLKTPSSPTDSPAGDEMEVDIEPAHKRQRPDDS
- the LOC134537778 gene encoding ribonuclease P protein subunit p30 isoform X2, with the translated sequence MPNLSKYKGFCDLSIVINDVSQLHIKNMLHTAVELGFEVVALNRVLDESVFEGDKKKKKKKGEPRDTPDLVPPPLQLGDLREAFREKLTILQRLTFTFTDNLQAHKVIQSENVKKYDLLAVIPTTETAFQHVCTTLEADIVSFDPVNKPVWCPRKLYNLASERGLFFELMYAPAILDTTSRRNIIQTAHGYHSCGKSKNIIISSGASKPLQIRGPYDILCLGLIFGLSEEQSKTAITSSCRALLIKAEGRRYGKTLLTIQLKTPSSPTDSPAGDEMEVDIEPAHKRQRPDDS